In Etheostoma spectabile isolate EspeVRDwgs_2016 chromosome 20, UIUC_Espe_1.0, whole genome shotgun sequence, the following are encoded in one genomic region:
- the adam17a gene encoding disintegrin and metalloproteinase domain-containing protein 17a isoform X2 gives MISILLIALLAPCWINGAIKSRVTEENREENPEFDALNSILSDFEVLPLSGLQLHSVRKRDVHIQSHLERLVSFRALHRNFKLYLTTNTDLFTDNFKAVFVDKHGSEENYDVHFQNYFTGHVVGEENSRVQAHIEGDEFSAHILTDEAEYNVEPLWRFTDSPADGRLLVYRSDDIRNLSRIVSPKVCGYIHAETKELLPETARDLDGQEEIDQERGSHHREKRQAHDHKKNTCPLLLVADYRFFKHMGRGQESVTLNYLIELIDRVDDIYRNTTWDDEFKGYGVQIHQIIINKEPTQPPPGTGWVHYNMENSPVSGKAVWDVKRLLEQFSSDIADNASTVCLAHLFTYQDFDEGTLGLAYVAPSKPQALGGLCPKPYYPSHSVKKPSYLNTGLTSTKNYGKTILTKEADLVTTHELGHNFGAEHDPDNIPYCAPSDDNGGKFVMYPIAVSGDHINNKRFSNCSKISVGKTLRFKAPVCFKERNSKVCGNSRVEDGEECDPGLLHLNEDPCCSADCKFRRGAQCSDRNSPCCSKCKFQLARTRCQEPINATCKGISSCTGNSSQCPPPENAADDTVCVDNGRCLNGECNPFCEAMQKLQSCACNETENSCKVCCRGKGGACSPFIQTNGSFLFLRKGKPCTVGFCDGTGKCMKQVQDVIERLWDFIDKLDINTFGKFLADNIVGSVVVFSLVFWIPLSILVHCVDKRLDQQYEENTKSFYYPPSSQEMLSNLESASVRIVKPLQPLSSCVGRTAPFSLPPQQQSQVSASLAASTSTQAPDPSYAPTQDSAGGPRMDTIQEDTSSDSHLGEEGPSDDFTTAGACSSATKSSYEDLTEQNPAARDRRRLKRQECFEADTKETEC, from the exons ATGATAAGCATACTTTTAATTGCCCTGTTGGCTCCTTGTTGGATCAACGGTGCAATTAAATCAAGAGTTACGGAAGAGAATCGCGAAGAAAACCCCGAGTTCG ATGCTCTGAACTCCATCCTGTCAGACTTTGAGGTGCTGCCATTGTCAGGCCTCCAGCTGCACTCTGTAAGGAAGAGGGACGTCCACATCCAGTCCCACCTGGAGCGCCTGGTGAGCTTCAGGGCCCTGCACAG aaattTCAAGCTTTACTTGACCACCAACACAGACCTTTTCACTGACAACTTTAAGGCGGTGTTTGTAGATAAACATGGAAGCGAGGAAAACTACGATGTTCATTTTCAGAACTATTTTACTGGCCATGTTGTAG GAGAGGAGAATTCACGTGTGCAGGCACACATAGAAGGAGATGAGTTTTCTGCTCATATTCTAACTGATGAAGCAGAGTACAACGTAGAG CCCCTGTGGAGGTTTACAGATTCCCCAGCTGATGGCAGGTTGCTGGTTTATCGCTCAGATGACATCAGGAATCTGAGCCGCATCGTCTCTCCAAAGGTCTGTGGTTACATCCACGCAGAGACTAAGGAGCTGCTGCCAGAGACTGCCAGGGATTTGGATGGGCAGGAGGAGATTGACCAAGAAAGGG GGTCCCAccacagagagaagagacaggctCACGATCACAAGAAGAATACCTGCCCCCTGTTGCTAGTTGCAGATTACCGCTTCTTTAAACACATGGGCCGCGGACAAGAGAGCGTCACTCTCAACTACCTG ATTGAGCTGATTGATCGAGTTGATGACATTTATAGGAACACAACCTGGGATGATGAATTCAAAGGCTATGGGGTCCAGATCCATCAG ATTATCATAAACAAGGAGCCTACACAGCCTCCCCCTGGGACTGGCTGGGTCCACTATAACATGGAGAACAGTCCTGTAAGCGGAAAGGCGGTCTGGGACGTAAAGAGACTTCTGGAG CAATTCAGCTCAGACATAGCTGACAATGCCTCCACTGTATGTCTGGCCCACCTGTTCACCTACCAGGATTTTGACGAGGGCACACTGGGGCTGGCATACGTGGCCCCCTCCAAACCTCAGGCACTGGGCGGCCTCTGCCCAAAAC CATACTACCCATCTCACTCTGTAAAGAAGCCCAGTTACCTCAACACAGGCCTGACCAGCACCAAGAACTATGGCAAAACCATCCTAACAAAG GAAGCAGATTTGGTAACCACTCATGAGCTGGGCCATAACTTTGGAGCAGAGCACGATCCTGACAACATCCCTTACTGTGCTCCCAGTGACGACAATGGAGGGAAGTTTGTCATGTACCCTATAGCTGTGAGCGGAGACCATATCAACAACAAG CGCTTCTCCAACTGCAGCAAGATCTCTGTAGGAAAGACATTACGTTTCAAGGCTCCCGTGTGTTTCAAGGAGAGGAACAGTAAGGTGTGTGGGAACTCCAGAGTGGAGGATGGGGAGGAGTGCGATCCCGGGCTACTCCACCTCAACGAAGACCCCTGCTGCTCAGCTGACTGCAAATTCAGACGCGGTGCACAGTGCAG CGACAGAAACAGCCCTTGTTGTAGCAAGTGCAAGTTTCAGCTGGCAAGAACAAGGTGCCAGGAACCTATTAATGCTACCTGTAAAGGCATATCCTCCTGCACAG GCAACAGTAGTCAATGTCCACCTCCTGAAAACGCTGCTGACGACACAGTGTGTGTGGACAACGGCCGGTGTCTCAATGGAGAGTGCAACCCTTTCTGCGAGGCCATGCAGAAACTTCAGTCCTGTGCTTGCAATG AGACGGAGAACTCCTGTAAAGTGTGCTGCAGGGGAAAAGGGGGCGCCTGCTCTCCCTTTATCCAGACCAATGgcagttttcttttccttcgCAAAGGAAAACCCTGCACTGTGGGCTTCTGTGACGGGACC GGAAAGTGCATGAAACAGGTGCAGGACGTGATCGAGAGGTTGTGGGATTTTATCGACAAGCTGGACATTAACACATTTG GGAAGTTTCTGGCTGATAACATAGTGGGCTCTGTCGTGgtgttttcacttgttttctgGATTCCTCTCAGTATCCTGGTTCACTGTGTG GACAAACGACTTGACCAGCAGTATGAGGAGAACACAAAGTCTTTCTATTACCCTCCAAGC AGTCAAGAAATGCTGAGCAACCTCGAGTCGGCGTCGGTGCGCATCGTCAAGCCTCTTCAGCCTCTCTCATCCTGCGTCGGCCGGACCGCGCCCTTCTCCCTGCCCCCTCAGCAGCAAAGCCAGGTCTCTGCCTCTCTCGCAGCCAGCACCAGTACCCAGGCCCCCGACCCGAGCTACGCCCCCACCCAGGACAGCGCAGGGGGGCCACGGATGGACACCATCCAGGAGGACACCAGCAGCGACTCTCACCTGGGAGAGGAGGGCCCGTCGGACGATTTCACAACCGCAGGAGCCTGCTCGTCGGCTACGAAATCCTCCTACGAGGATCTGACAGAGCAGAACCCGGCAGCCAGGGACCGGCGGCGCCTCAAGAGGCAGGAATGCTTTGAGGCGGACACAAAAGAGACTGAATGTTGA
- the adam17a gene encoding disintegrin and metalloproteinase domain-containing protein 17a isoform X1, producing the protein MISILLIALLAPCWINGAIKSRVTEENREENPEFDALNSILSDFEVLPLSGLQLHSVRKRDVHIQSHLERLVSFRALHRNFKLYLTTNTDLFTDNFKAVFVDKHGSEENYDVHFQNYFTGHVVGEENSRVQAHIEGDEFSAHILTDEAEYNVEPLWRFTDSPADGRLLVYRSDDIRNLSRIVSPKVCGYIHAETKELLPETARDLDGQEEIDQERGSHHREKRQAHDHKKNTCPLLLVADYRFFKHMGRGQESVTLNYLIELIDRVDDIYRNTTWDDEFKGYGVQIHQIIINKEPTQPPPGTGWVHYNMENSPVSGKAVWDVKRLLEQFSSDIADNASTVCLAHLFTYQDFDEGTLGLAYVAPSKPQALGGLCPKPYYPSHSVKKPSYLNTGLTSTKNYGKTILTKEADLVTTHELGHNFGAEHDPDNIPYCAPSDDNGGKFVMYPIAVSGDHINNKRFSNCSKISVGKTLRFKAPVCFKERNSKVCGNSRVEDGEECDPGLLHLNEDPCCSADCKFRRGAQCSDRNSPCCSKCKFQLARTRCQEPINATCKGISSCTGNSSQCPPPENAADDTVCVDNGRCLNGECNPFCEAMQKLQSCACNETENSCKVCCRGKGGACSPFIQTNGSFLFLRKGKPCTVGFCDGTGKCMKQVQDVIERLWDFIDKLDINTFGKFLADNIVGSVVVFSLVFWIPLSILVHCVDKRLDQQYEENTKSFYYPPSQMVEVCSRAPAIESRNAEQPRVGVGAHRQASSASLILRRPDRALLPAPSAAKPGLCLSRSQHQYPGPRPELRPHPGQRRGATDGHHPGGHQQRLSPGRGGPVGRFHNRRSLLVGYEILLRGSDRAEPGSQGPAAPQEAGML; encoded by the exons ATGATAAGCATACTTTTAATTGCCCTGTTGGCTCCTTGTTGGATCAACGGTGCAATTAAATCAAGAGTTACGGAAGAGAATCGCGAAGAAAACCCCGAGTTCG ATGCTCTGAACTCCATCCTGTCAGACTTTGAGGTGCTGCCATTGTCAGGCCTCCAGCTGCACTCTGTAAGGAAGAGGGACGTCCACATCCAGTCCCACCTGGAGCGCCTGGTGAGCTTCAGGGCCCTGCACAG aaattTCAAGCTTTACTTGACCACCAACACAGACCTTTTCACTGACAACTTTAAGGCGGTGTTTGTAGATAAACATGGAAGCGAGGAAAACTACGATGTTCATTTTCAGAACTATTTTACTGGCCATGTTGTAG GAGAGGAGAATTCACGTGTGCAGGCACACATAGAAGGAGATGAGTTTTCTGCTCATATTCTAACTGATGAAGCAGAGTACAACGTAGAG CCCCTGTGGAGGTTTACAGATTCCCCAGCTGATGGCAGGTTGCTGGTTTATCGCTCAGATGACATCAGGAATCTGAGCCGCATCGTCTCTCCAAAGGTCTGTGGTTACATCCACGCAGAGACTAAGGAGCTGCTGCCAGAGACTGCCAGGGATTTGGATGGGCAGGAGGAGATTGACCAAGAAAGGG GGTCCCAccacagagagaagagacaggctCACGATCACAAGAAGAATACCTGCCCCCTGTTGCTAGTTGCAGATTACCGCTTCTTTAAACACATGGGCCGCGGACAAGAGAGCGTCACTCTCAACTACCTG ATTGAGCTGATTGATCGAGTTGATGACATTTATAGGAACACAACCTGGGATGATGAATTCAAAGGCTATGGGGTCCAGATCCATCAG ATTATCATAAACAAGGAGCCTACACAGCCTCCCCCTGGGACTGGCTGGGTCCACTATAACATGGAGAACAGTCCTGTAAGCGGAAAGGCGGTCTGGGACGTAAAGAGACTTCTGGAG CAATTCAGCTCAGACATAGCTGACAATGCCTCCACTGTATGTCTGGCCCACCTGTTCACCTACCAGGATTTTGACGAGGGCACACTGGGGCTGGCATACGTGGCCCCCTCCAAACCTCAGGCACTGGGCGGCCTCTGCCCAAAAC CATACTACCCATCTCACTCTGTAAAGAAGCCCAGTTACCTCAACACAGGCCTGACCAGCACCAAGAACTATGGCAAAACCATCCTAACAAAG GAAGCAGATTTGGTAACCACTCATGAGCTGGGCCATAACTTTGGAGCAGAGCACGATCCTGACAACATCCCTTACTGTGCTCCCAGTGACGACAATGGAGGGAAGTTTGTCATGTACCCTATAGCTGTGAGCGGAGACCATATCAACAACAAG CGCTTCTCCAACTGCAGCAAGATCTCTGTAGGAAAGACATTACGTTTCAAGGCTCCCGTGTGTTTCAAGGAGAGGAACAGTAAGGTGTGTGGGAACTCCAGAGTGGAGGATGGGGAGGAGTGCGATCCCGGGCTACTCCACCTCAACGAAGACCCCTGCTGCTCAGCTGACTGCAAATTCAGACGCGGTGCACAGTGCAG CGACAGAAACAGCCCTTGTTGTAGCAAGTGCAAGTTTCAGCTGGCAAGAACAAGGTGCCAGGAACCTATTAATGCTACCTGTAAAGGCATATCCTCCTGCACAG GCAACAGTAGTCAATGTCCACCTCCTGAAAACGCTGCTGACGACACAGTGTGTGTGGACAACGGCCGGTGTCTCAATGGAGAGTGCAACCCTTTCTGCGAGGCCATGCAGAAACTTCAGTCCTGTGCTTGCAATG AGACGGAGAACTCCTGTAAAGTGTGCTGCAGGGGAAAAGGGGGCGCCTGCTCTCCCTTTATCCAGACCAATGgcagttttcttttccttcgCAAAGGAAAACCCTGCACTGTGGGCTTCTGTGACGGGACC GGAAAGTGCATGAAACAGGTGCAGGACGTGATCGAGAGGTTGTGGGATTTTATCGACAAGCTGGACATTAACACATTTG GGAAGTTTCTGGCTGATAACATAGTGGGCTCTGTCGTGgtgttttcacttgttttctgGATTCCTCTCAGTATCCTGGTTCACTGTGTG GACAAACGACTTGACCAGCAGTATGAGGAGAACACAAAGTCTTTCTATTACCCTCCAAGC CAGATGGTGGAAGTTTGTAGTAGAGCTCCCGCCatag AGTCAAGAAATGCTGAGCAACCTCGAGTCGGCGTCGGTGCGCATCGTCAAGCCTCTTCAGCCTCTCTCATCCTGCGTCGGCCGGACCGCGCCCTTCTCCCTGCCCCCTCAGCAGCAAAGCCAGGTCTCTGCCTCTCTCGCAGCCAGCACCAGTACCCAGGCCCCCGACCCGAGCTACGCCCCCACCCAGGACAGCGCAGGGGGGCCACGGATGGACACCATCCAGGAGGACACCAGCAGCGACTCTCACCTGGGAGAGGAGGGCCCGTCGGACGATTTCACAACCGCAGGAGCCTGCTCGTCGGCTACGAAATCCTCCTACGAGGATCTGACAGAGCAGAACCCGGCAGCCAGGGACCGGCGGCGCCTCAAGAGGCAGGAATGCTTTGA
- the LOC116670130 gene encoding 14-3-3 protein beta/alpha-1, with product MERTDLIQKAKLAEQAERYDDMAESMKAVTEKGDELSNEERNLLSVAYKNVVGARRSAWRVMSSIGLKTEGCEKKQKMVKEYRETVEKELQEICNNVLKLLDNHLIQNSTNAESKVFYLKMKGDYYRYLAEVASGDERSKTIENSQQAYQEAFNISKTEMDSTHPIRLGLALNFSVFYYEILNSPQKACELAKTAFDEAIAELDQLNEESYKDSTLIMQLLRDNLTLWTSDTAAEEGDGGEGGEGGENEN from the exons ATGGAGAGAACGGATCTTATTCAGAAGGCCAAGTTGGCGGAGCAGGCTGAGCGTTACGACGACATGGCAGAGTCCATGAAGGCGGTTACAGAGAAGGGAGACGAGCTGTCAAACGAGGAGAGGAACCTGCTGTCCGTCGCCTACAAAAACGTGGTTGGGGCGAGGCGCTCCGCATGGAGGGTGATGTCCAGTATCGGACTGAAGACCGAGGGGTGTGAGAAGAAGCAAAAGATGGTCAAGGAGTATCGGGAGACGGTGGAGAAGGAGCTGCAAGAGATATGCAACAACGTTCTG aaaCTACTGGATAATCATTTAATTCAAAACTCCACAAATGCCGAGAGCAAAGTCTTCTATCTAAAGATGAAGGGGGACTACTACAGATACCTTGCTGAAGTTGCCTCTGGAGACGAGAGATCAA AGACCATTGAAAACTCACAGCAAGCATACCAGGAAGCGTTTAACATCAGCAAGACTGAGATGGACTCCACACATCCCATCCGCTTGGGCTTGGCACTTAACTTCTCCGTCTTCTACTATGAGATCCTCAACTCTCCACAAAAAGCCTGTGAATTGGCTAAAACG GCATTTGATGAAGCCATTGCAGAGCTTGATCAGCTAAATGAGGAGTCCTACAAAGACAGCACTCTTATCATGCAGCTTCTCAGAGACAACCTGACA TTATGGACATCAGACACCGCTGCTGAGGAGGGCGATggtggagaaggaggagagggtGGCGAGAATGAGAACTAA